From a region of the Agrobacterium larrymoorei genome:
- a CDS encoding TetR/AcrR family transcriptional regulator: MNDTSKNETVDTGAAAEEKPTTTRKRSSVQSRNPERTRAAILEAARREVAAKGLAGARIDVVARRAGTNKRMIYHYFGDKDALYLAVLEDAYRHIRNAEHRLDLARKQPVEGLRELALFTWHYFLDHPEFLSILATENLNQARYLRQSQSIPEMHSNFISELEGVLRRGETTGDFRADLDAVDVYLTIASLGFFYLSNRYTLSTIFQRDLAAPAELERWGQHIVNTVIAALRPL; encoded by the coding sequence ATGAACGATACAAGCAAGAACGAGACTGTGGACACAGGCGCGGCGGCAGAAGAAAAGCCGACGACGACACGCAAGCGAAGCTCTGTCCAGTCACGAAATCCGGAGCGCACCCGTGCCGCAATCCTTGAGGCTGCGCGCCGCGAGGTGGCGGCCAAGGGGCTGGCCGGTGCGCGTATCGACGTGGTGGCCCGTCGCGCCGGCACCAACAAGCGGATGATCTATCACTACTTCGGAGACAAGGACGCGCTCTATCTGGCCGTGCTGGAAGATGCCTATCGCCATATCAGAAACGCGGAACACAGGCTGGACCTTGCCCGCAAACAGCCCGTGGAAGGCCTGCGGGAACTGGCGCTGTTTACTTGGCACTATTTCCTCGATCACCCGGAATTTCTGAGCATTCTGGCGACCGAAAACCTCAATCAAGCCAGATATTTGCGGCAATCTCAATCGATACCGGAAATGCACTCGAACTTCATCTCGGAACTGGAAGGCGTGCTTCGACGCGGCGAAACGACGGGGGATTTTCGTGCGGACCTCGATGCGGTGGATGTCTATCTGACGATCGCGTCGCTTGGATTTTTCTATCTCTCCAACCGCTACACGCTCTCCACCATCTTCCAGCGGGATCTTGCGGCACCGGCTGAACTTGAGCGCTGGGGCCAGCACATCGTCAACACGGTGATTGCTGCACTGCGGCCACTTTAA
- a CDS encoding Gfo/Idh/MocA family protein, which produces MKRIGVIMHGITGRMGYNQHLVRSVLAIRDQGGVTLKSGEKVMLDPILVGRNGEKIEAIAKKHNVSRWTTDIDAALANPEDTLFFDAGTTQMRGSLLTKAIKAGKNVYCEKPIADTMEEAIAVAKLAESAGIKHGVVQDKLFLPGLRKLAMLRDSGFFGKILSVRGEFGYWVFEGDWQPAQRPSWNYRHKDGGGIILDMLCHWRYVLDNLFGEVKSVSCLGATHIPQRFDEQGNAYVADADDAAYATFELEGGVIAHINSSWAVRVRRDDLVTFQVDGTHGSAVAGLTKCYTQHRTNTPKPVWNPDQPQTIDFYKTWQEVPDNVVYDNGFKAQWEMFVRHLVDNDPWPYGLMEGVKGVQLAELGIQSWKERRWLDVPAIA; this is translated from the coding sequence ATGAAACGTATTGGCGTCATCATGCATGGCATCACTGGCCGCATGGGATATAACCAGCACCTCGTGCGCTCCGTTCTGGCCATCCGCGATCAGGGCGGCGTGACGCTGAAAAGCGGTGAAAAGGTCATGCTCGACCCGATTCTGGTCGGCCGCAACGGCGAAAAAATCGAGGCGATTGCGAAGAAGCACAATGTTTCGCGCTGGACGACGGATATCGACGCAGCGCTTGCCAACCCCGAGGACACGCTTTTCTTCGATGCGGGCACAACGCAGATGCGCGGCAGCCTGCTGACCAAAGCGATCAAGGCCGGAAAGAACGTTTATTGCGAAAAGCCGATTGCCGACACGATGGAGGAGGCGATTGCGGTGGCGAAGCTGGCGGAGAGCGCTGGCATCAAGCACGGCGTGGTGCAGGACAAGCTGTTTCTTCCGGGCCTGAGAAAGCTGGCGATGCTGCGCGACAGCGGCTTTTTCGGTAAAATCCTCTCCGTGCGCGGCGAGTTTGGCTATTGGGTTTTCGAGGGAGACTGGCAGCCTGCGCAGCGGCCTTCCTGGAACTACCGGCACAAAGACGGCGGCGGCATTATTCTCGATATGCTGTGCCACTGGCGTTATGTGCTCGACAATCTGTTCGGGGAGGTGAAATCTGTCAGCTGCCTCGGTGCCACGCATATTCCGCAGCGCTTCGATGAGCAGGGCAATGCCTATGTGGCCGATGCCGACGACGCGGCCTATGCCACCTTCGAGCTTGAAGGCGGTGTGATTGCGCATATCAACTCGTCCTGGGCAGTGCGTGTGCGCCGCGACGATCTGGTGACGTTCCAAGTGGATGGTACCCATGGCTCCGCGGTTGCGGGCCTGACGAAATGCTATACCCAGCACCGCACCAACACACCTAAGCCTGTCTGGAACCCGGACCAGCCGCAGACAATCGACTTCTATAAGACTTGGCAGGAAGTGCCGGACAACGTCGTTTACGACAACGGCTTCAAGGCGCAGTGGGAAATGTTCGTGCGCCATCTGGTCGATAACGACCCATGGCCTTACGGCCTGATGGAAGGCGTAAAGGGCGTTCAGTTGGCAGAGCTCGGCATCCAGTCCTGGAAGGAGCGCCGCTGGCTCGACGTTCCAGCCATTGCCTGA
- a CDS encoding ABC transporter substrate-binding protein: protein MSVMLQRRAVLTAGLAAFSLATLGGGSAFAQAARLRLLWWGSQERADRTNKALAAYKQVKPDIDIAGEFAGWSDYWPRLATQVAGRNAPDLIQMDYRYIFEYARRGALAPLDEYLGKSLKIDDFGAPNIDSGRVDGKLYGINLGVNSSAVFYDAAAWEKTGAKAPAAGQTWEEFAKNATEFGKNKSKPGYYATADASGVEPSFENWLRQQNKALFSEDGALGYTAKDATDWFTMWHDMREAKACVPADIQALDQLNIESNALTTGKAATAFAHSNQFVGYQAVNKAKLAITSYPKISKDSPSGHYLKPSMLMSVSGGSANVAAAVDFINFLVAVPEGVDILGVERGVPASESMRNQLSPKLNDVSKAMVEYIAEVTPGVGPLPPAPPPGAGEFAFVLKRTAEEVAFGRIKPEQGGERLVTEAQTVLKRK from the coding sequence ATGTCCGTGATGCTTCAAAGGCGTGCTGTGCTCACCGCGGGTCTGGCCGCTTTTTCACTCGCTACATTGGGGGGAGGCTCCGCATTCGCTCAGGCAGCACGGCTTCGCCTGCTGTGGTGGGGCTCTCAGGAGCGTGCTGACCGCACCAACAAGGCGCTTGCCGCTTATAAGCAGGTCAAGCCGGATATCGATATTGCTGGCGAGTTTGCCGGTTGGTCGGATTACTGGCCACGCCTTGCAACGCAGGTCGCCGGGCGCAACGCGCCGGATCTGATCCAGATGGATTATCGCTATATCTTCGAATATGCGCGACGCGGCGCGCTCGCCCCTCTCGATGAATATCTGGGCAAGTCGCTGAAGATCGATGATTTCGGTGCGCCGAACATCGATTCCGGTCGCGTCGACGGCAAGCTCTACGGCATCAATCTCGGCGTGAATTCGAGTGCCGTCTTCTACGATGCCGCCGCCTGGGAAAAGACCGGCGCCAAGGCTCCAGCCGCTGGCCAGACCTGGGAAGAGTTCGCCAAGAACGCGACCGAATTCGGCAAGAACAAATCCAAGCCCGGTTACTACGCCACGGCTGATGCCAGTGGTGTGGAGCCAAGCTTCGAAAACTGGCTGCGCCAGCAGAACAAGGCTCTCTTCAGCGAAGACGGTGCCTTGGGTTACACGGCCAAGGATGCGACCGACTGGTTCACCATGTGGCACGATATGCGTGAGGCGAAGGCCTGCGTTCCAGCCGATATTCAGGCACTCGACCAGCTCAACATCGAAAGCAACGCACTGACGACTGGCAAGGCCGCAACCGCTTTTGCCCACTCCAACCAGTTCGTGGGCTATCAGGCGGTCAACAAGGCCAAGCTGGCGATTACCTCCTATCCAAAGATATCGAAGGACTCACCATCCGGCCATTACCTGAAGCCATCCATGTTGATGAGCGTCTCCGGTGGCAGCGCCAATGTGGCTGCAGCGGTGGATTTCATCAACTTCCTCGTCGCCGTGCCCGAGGGTGTGGATATTCTAGGTGTTGAACGCGGCGTTCCGGCCTCGGAATCCATGCGTAACCAGCTAAGCCCGAAGCTGAACGATGTCAGCAAGGCCATGGTGGAATATATTGCCGAGGTCACGCCGGGCGTCGGTCCTCTGCCGCCTGCCCCGCCTCCGGGCGCCGGTGAGTTTGCCTTCGTGCTGAAGCGCACGGCGGAAGAAGTGGCCTTCGGTCGCATCAAGCCGGAGCAGGGCGGTGAACGTCTCGTCACCGAAGCTCAAACAGTCCTCAAGCGGAAGTAA
- a CDS encoding enolase C-terminal domain-like protein yields the protein MAHPPVLKVADAAIHERRLSMRMPFRFGAATVTEAAQIFLALTVEDVDGRIATGYAAELMVPKWFDKNPSLSNADNEEQLRRSVHMAVDLAKKADAATAFAIHAQLEPQQHSCAAAEGLNGLIASFGLALVDRAILDGLCRLNDISVADAIRQNLSAIDSSTTPDLDGFDIPAFLSGLRPRDQIHLRHTVGYVDPLMPEDIAGPRKNDGLPECLQEEIDTYGIRYFKLKVSGRPQEDTERLKAIAAVLEQLPEYQVTLDGNEQFENEAAVIDLMDRIENEPALQRLRSSLLFVEQPIARAVALSQPVTDLAKRVALEIDESDGTPEAFLEAKRQGYLGVSSKSCKGFYRSLLNRARVEKWNAETGRGYFMSAEDLTTQAGIAVQQDLALAVLLGLEHIERNGHHYVDGMQGASRVENAVWLEAHRDVYRDSAGRARLKIKDGTLCLASVIGAIGLGVAEEAARATFQTLKQGG from the coding sequence ATGGCGCACCCTCCCGTTCTGAAAGTAGCGGACGCCGCCATTCATGAGCGGCGGCTTTCCATGCGCATGCCATTCCGCTTCGGTGCGGCAACGGTGACGGAGGCTGCGCAAATCTTTCTCGCCCTCACCGTGGAAGATGTCGATGGGCGGATAGCAACCGGCTATGCGGCGGAACTGATGGTGCCGAAATGGTTCGACAAAAATCCAAGCCTCAGCAATGCGGATAATGAAGAACAGTTGCGCCGCTCCGTTCATATGGCGGTGGACCTTGCTAAAAAAGCAGATGCCGCAACGGCCTTTGCCATTCACGCGCAGCTGGAACCGCAGCAGCATAGCTGCGCGGCGGCGGAAGGGCTGAATGGCCTCATCGCCTCCTTCGGGCTGGCTTTGGTGGATCGGGCAATTCTGGACGGGCTTTGCAGGCTGAACGATATTTCGGTGGCAGATGCCATCCGGCAAAATCTGTCTGCCATCGATAGTTCTACCACGCCGGATCTCGATGGTTTCGATATTCCGGCATTTTTAAGTGGTCTCAGGCCGCGCGACCAAATCCATCTTCGTCATACGGTTGGTTACGTCGATCCGCTGATGCCTGAGGATATTGCCGGGCCACGTAAAAATGATGGCCTGCCCGAATGCCTTCAGGAGGAAATCGACACTTATGGCATCCGCTATTTCAAACTGAAGGTTTCCGGCAGGCCGCAGGAAGATACGGAACGGCTGAAGGCGATTGCTGCGGTGCTTGAACAACTGCCTGAATATCAGGTTACGCTGGACGGCAACGAGCAGTTCGAGAATGAAGCGGCGGTGATCGATCTCATGGATCGCATCGAGAACGAGCCTGCGCTTCAACGCCTTCGAAGCTCGCTATTGTTCGTGGAGCAACCCATTGCGCGTGCCGTGGCGCTCTCACAGCCGGTGACAGACCTTGCAAAACGGGTGGCGCTTGAAATCGATGAATCCGACGGAACGCCGGAGGCCTTTCTCGAAGCCAAACGGCAGGGTTATCTCGGCGTCTCTTCGAAATCATGCAAGGGCTTCTATCGCTCTTTGCTGAACCGGGCGCGGGTGGAGAAGTGGAACGCCGAAACAGGCCGCGGCTATTTCATGTCTGCAGAGGATTTGACGACGCAGGCAGGCATTGCCGTCCAGCAGGATCTGGCCCTGGCGGTTCTGCTCGGGCTCGAGCACATAGAGCGCAACGGACATCATTATGTCGACGGAATGCAGGGTGCTTCGCGGGTGGAAAATGCCGTCTGGCTTGAAGCGCATCGTGACGTCTATCGGGATTCGGCAGGCCGTGCGCGCCTCAAGATAAAGGATGGCACGCTGTGCTTGGCGTCGGTCATCGGAGCAATCGGTCTCGGTGTCGCCGAGGAGGCGGCGCGGGCAACGTTTCAGACATTGAAGCAGGGAGGATGA
- a CDS encoding Gfo/Idh/MocA family protein — protein sequence MKPIRFATIGINHDHIYGQTNCLLNAGAEFAGFYAVEDDLSKAYGEKFSSAPRVDDKRRFLEDDSIDLIVTAAIPGDRSAIAIEAMRAGKDVMTDKPGMITLEQLAEVKKVQAETGRIYSIMYSEHFETRSTVKAGELVAAGAIGKVVSTVGLGPHRLRASTRADWFFKRERFGGILTDIASHQCEQFLFFTGAQEATVRSATVANRAHPQWPGLQDSGDINLSTKDADGYIRVDWFTPDGLPTWGDGRLFITGTEGTIELRKYVDVAGRPGGEHLFLTDKKGMQHIDCSSVALPYGPQLLDDIRNRTETAMPQARCFAAMELALNAQKLAESKQNG from the coding sequence ATGAAACCCATTCGATTTGCGACTATCGGTATCAATCACGACCATATTTACGGTCAAACCAACTGCCTACTGAATGCAGGTGCGGAATTCGCCGGCTTCTACGCGGTGGAGGACGATCTATCCAAAGCCTATGGCGAAAAATTCTCCTCCGCCCCGCGTGTGGATGACAAGCGCCGCTTTCTGGAAGACGACAGCATCGATCTCATCGTCACGGCTGCAATACCCGGAGACCGCTCCGCCATCGCCATCGAGGCGATGCGTGCCGGAAAGGATGTCATGACCGACAAGCCGGGCATGATTACCCTTGAGCAGCTCGCCGAAGTCAAAAAGGTTCAGGCTGAAACCGGTCGTATCTATTCGATCATGTATTCGGAGCATTTCGAAACCCGCTCCACCGTCAAGGCGGGAGAGCTCGTCGCCGCTGGCGCGATTGGCAAGGTCGTCTCCACCGTGGGTCTCGGCCCGCACCGCCTGCGTGCGTCCACACGCGCTGACTGGTTCTTCAAGCGCGAGCGCTTCGGCGGCATCCTCACCGATATCGCTTCTCATCAATGCGAACAGTTTCTGTTCTTCACCGGCGCACAAGAAGCAACGGTCCGTTCGGCCACCGTCGCCAATCGCGCCCATCCCCAATGGCCCGGCCTGCAGGATAGCGGCGACATCAACCTATCGACAAAGGACGCCGATGGTTACATTCGCGTGGACTGGTTCACGCCGGATGGCCTGCCGACATGGGGCGACGGACGCCTGTTCATCACGGGCACGGAAGGCACGATAGAACTCCGCAAATATGTCGATGTTGCCGGGCGACCGGGCGGCGAGCACCTTTTCCTCACCGATAAAAAGGGCATGCAGCATATCGATTGCTCGAGCGTGGCGCTGCCCTACGGCCCGCAGTTGCTGGACGATATTCGCAACCGCACCGAAACGGCCATGCCGCAGGCGCGGTGCTTTGCGGCAATGGAACTGGCGTTGAACGCGCAGAAACTGGCAGAGAGCAAGCAAAATGGCTAA
- a CDS encoding dihydrodipicolinate synthase family protein, with product MTELKLPKDDRSIELYKLTGNPIALEKRSASDFNRVAFAAAHVVADPFADNDPWLTPAIDWDGTLRFRHRLWDLGLGVAEAMDTAQRGMGLAWPQAQELISRSLKEAATRTDALIACGVGTDHLTGTGYSLDQIVDAYHEQLDFVQGEGGRVILMASRALAASARSPDDYLETYARVLARANDKVIIHWLGEMFDPALEGYWGSGDHMAAMETCLEMIMANAGKIDGIKISLLSKEKEIVMRRRLPVGVRMYTGDDFNYAELIAGDDEGHSDALLGIFDAIAPAASKALASLKNGADNEFFDILEPTVALSRHIFKAPTRFYKTGVVFLAYLNGLQDHFTMIGGQESTRSTMHLSELFRLADKANVLADPDDAARRMKEILAVRGVH from the coding sequence ATGACCGAACTCAAGCTACCCAAAGATGATCGCTCGATTGAACTCTACAAGCTGACGGGAAACCCGATTGCACTTGAAAAGCGGAGCGCGTCCGACTTCAACCGCGTGGCATTTGCCGCAGCGCATGTGGTGGCCGATCCCTTTGCGGATAACGACCCATGGCTGACACCGGCTATCGACTGGGATGGCACACTGCGCTTCCGCCACCGTCTCTGGGATCTGGGGCTTGGCGTTGCCGAGGCGATGGACACTGCCCAGCGCGGCATGGGTCTGGCGTGGCCGCAGGCGCAGGAGTTGATCTCCCGCTCACTGAAAGAGGCCGCGACACGCACGGATGCTCTGATCGCCTGCGGCGTAGGAACGGACCACCTGACCGGCACCGGCTACAGCCTCGACCAGATTGTGGACGCCTACCACGAACAGCTGGATTTCGTGCAGGGAGAAGGCGGCAGGGTGATTTTGATGGCAAGCCGCGCGCTTGCTGCCAGCGCACGCTCCCCCGACGATTATCTGGAAACCTATGCCCGCGTGCTGGCACGCGCCAATGACAAGGTCATTATCCACTGGCTCGGGGAAATGTTCGATCCGGCGCTGGAAGGCTATTGGGGTTCTGGCGACCACATGGCTGCAATGGAGACCTGCCTTGAGATGATCATGGCCAATGCCGGAAAGATCGACGGCATCAAGATTTCGCTGCTTTCCAAGGAAAAGGAAATCGTGATGCGCCGCCGTCTGCCAGTAGGCGTGCGGATGTACACGGGCGACGACTTCAATTATGCGGAACTGATTGCCGGAGACGATGAAGGGCATTCGGATGCGCTGCTCGGCATTTTCGATGCCATAGCGCCTGCCGCCTCCAAGGCGCTTGCCAGCTTGAAGAACGGTGCGGATAACGAGTTTTTCGATATTCTGGAGCCGACGGTGGCGCTCTCCCGCCACATCTTCAAGGCCCCTACCCGCTTTTACAAAACGGGGGTCGTGTTTCTGGCATATCTCAACGGATTGCAGGACCATTTTACCATGATAGGTGGGCAGGAAAGCACGCGCTCCACAATGCATCTTTCTGAACTGTTCCGCCTGGCGGACAAGGCCAATGTGCTGGCAGACCCGGACGATGCTGCACGCAGGATGAAGGAAATACTGGCCGTGCGGGGTGTCCATTGA
- a CDS encoding ABC transporter ATP-binding protein: protein MASSITLENIVKRYGALPVIHGIDLQIEPGEFTVFVGPSGCGKSTLLRMIAGLEEISGGELRIDGTRVNDTAASKRGIAMVFQSYALYPHMSVYKNLAFGLETAGYKKPEIEERVQKAADILQIGPLLQRKPKALSGGQRQRVAIGRAIVREPKIFLFDEPLSNLDAELRVQMRVEIAKLHQTLGSTMIYVTHDQVEAMTMADKIVVLRDGRIMQVGRPLDLYNNPANQFVAGFIGSPKMNFLQASLSASDSSRRTIDVAGRQIVLDRPLDAKSGEKLTFGIRPEHIQPQSQSANLGEGTIQLVEHLGGSTVIYTSTSDGQPVTVLLEGQKPLRIGETVPLAFDLANAHVFGEDGRRV from the coding sequence ATGGCAAGCAGCATTACCCTGGAAAATATCGTCAAGCGCTATGGAGCCCTGCCGGTCATTCACGGCATCGATTTACAGATCGAACCCGGCGAATTCACGGTCTTCGTCGGCCCTTCCGGCTGCGGTAAATCCACGCTTTTGCGGATGATTGCGGGTCTGGAAGAAATCTCCGGCGGTGAGCTCAGGATCGATGGCACGCGCGTCAACGATACCGCCGCCTCCAAGCGCGGCATCGCCATGGTGTTCCAGTCCTACGCGCTCTACCCGCATATGAGCGTCTACAAGAACCTCGCTTTCGGTCTGGAAACCGCCGGTTACAAGAAACCGGAAATCGAAGAGCGCGTTCAAAAGGCGGCGGATATCCTGCAGATCGGCCCGCTTTTGCAACGCAAGCCGAAAGCCCTTTCGGGCGGTCAGCGCCAGCGCGTGGCCATCGGTCGCGCAATCGTCCGCGAACCGAAAATCTTCCTGTTCGATGAGCCCCTGTCGAACCTCGACGCCGAGTTGCGCGTGCAGATGCGCGTCGAAATCGCCAAGCTGCATCAGACGCTGGGCAGCACGATGATCTATGTCACTCACGATCAGGTGGAAGCCATGACCATGGCCGACAAGATCGTCGTCTTGAGAGACGGTCGCATCATGCAGGTGGGGCGCCCGCTCGATCTCTACAACAACCCCGCCAACCAGTTCGTGGCGGGTTTCATCGGCTCACCCAAGATGAACTTCCTTCAGGCCAGCCTCTCAGCCTCGGACAGTTCCCGCCGAACGATAGACGTCGCCGGACGCCAGATCGTCCTAGACCGTCCGCTGGATGCGAAGAGCGGTGAAAAACTCACCTTCGGCATCCGCCCGGAACACATTCAACCCCAGTCCCAATCCGCCAACCTCGGCGAAGGCACCATCCAACTGGTCGAACACCTCGGCGGCTCAACCGTCATCTATACTAGCACCAGCGATGGTCAGCCTGTGACGGTGCTGCTCGAAGGGCAAAAGCCGCTACGCATCGGCGAAACAGTCCCACTCGCGTTCGATCTCGCCAATGCCCATGTATTCGGGGAGGATGGACGGCGGGTTTGA
- a CDS encoding carbohydrate ABC transporter permease, giving the protein MAFRSDTLAEESRDAALPKQGVLRRVFDRNFHAYVFLLPWLIGFFGLTLGPALASLYLSFTNYDLIQSPDWVGASNYVRIATADPKFAAAMQVTFTYVLLSVPLKLIFALMVAMMFNRGMKGLTLYRAVFYLPSLLGSSVAIAVLWRQLFASDGLVNMLLWQLFGFEGPSWISNPDYSIYTLVILSVWQFGSPMIIFLAGLRQIPQDMYEAAEMDGAGKMRQFFRITLPLLTPVIFFNAVIQTIDAFKAFTPAFIISEGSGGPINSTLFYTLYLYQEAFGFFRMGYASALAWILVIIISIFTAFSFLSARYWVHYDD; this is encoded by the coding sequence ATGGCTTTCCGCTCCGATACTCTTGCAGAAGAGAGCCGCGATGCGGCTCTCCCCAAACAGGGCGTGCTGCGCCGGGTTTTCGACCGGAACTTCCACGCCTACGTATTTCTGCTCCCGTGGCTGATCGGCTTTTTCGGCCTGACACTCGGCCCGGCGCTCGCCTCGCTCTATCTCTCCTTTACCAATTACGATCTCATTCAATCCCCCGACTGGGTCGGTGCGTCCAATTATGTGCGCATCGCCACGGCTGATCCGAAATTCGCGGCGGCCATGCAGGTCACCTTTACCTATGTGCTGCTGTCCGTGCCGCTGAAGCTCATCTTCGCGCTGATGGTGGCCATGATGTTCAATCGCGGCATGAAGGGCCTGACGCTTTACCGCGCCGTCTTCTACCTGCCGTCGCTGCTCGGATCGAGCGTTGCCATCGCCGTGTTGTGGCGCCAGCTTTTCGCCTCAGATGGCCTCGTCAACATGCTCCTGTGGCAGCTCTTCGGCTTCGAAGGCCCAAGCTGGATATCGAACCCGGATTACTCGATCTATACGCTGGTCATCCTGTCCGTCTGGCAGTTCGGTTCGCCCATGATCATCTTCCTCGCGGGCCTGCGCCAAATCCCTCAGGATATGTATGAAGCCGCCGAAATGGACGGCGCGGGCAAGATGCGTCAGTTCTTCCGCATCACACTGCCGCTTTTGACACCGGTCATCTTCTTCAATGCGGTGATCCAGACCATCGATGCCTTCAAGGCTTTCACGCCTGCCTTCATCATCTCCGAAGGCTCCGGCGGCCCGATCAATTCGACGCTGTTCTACACGCTCTATCTTTATCAGGAAGCCTTCGGTTTCTTCCGCATGGGGTACGCATCCGCTCTGGCCTGGATTCTCGTTATCATCATCTCGATCTTCACGGCCTTCTCGTTCCTGAGCGCGCGTTATTGGGTGCATTACGATGACTGA
- a CDS encoding Gfo/Idh/MocA family protein has protein sequence MAKRYRVGIIGCGIGKSHLEEGYVPHGDKFEVAVLCDLNEERLNAVADEFGIKGRITSSDELMAMEDIDIIDICTPPAIHTKLILQALAAGKHVVCEKPLTGSLAEVDEVMEAEKSAKGVLMPIFQYRYGDGVERARRIIESGIAGKPYAGTAETFWKRGADYYDNPWRGRWATELGGVLMTHAIHLHDMLNYLMGPTDRVFARATTRVNAIEVEDCVSASLLLKSGAVVSATATLGAQEEISRLHLAFENVTFESNHSAYSPGDGPWRILPANEEIGRQIDELLKDMPPIGRRFNGQMEAFYHALEKGEKPPVTSADAHRSLELLAAIYHSNDTNSDVALPITKGHPKYMTWRP, from the coding sequence ATGGCTAAGCGTTACAGGGTTGGCATCATCGGTTGCGGCATCGGCAAGTCCCATCTCGAAGAGGGCTATGTGCCGCATGGCGACAAGTTCGAGGTCGCGGTTCTCTGCGATCTCAATGAAGAGCGTCTGAACGCCGTTGCGGATGAGTTCGGCATCAAAGGGCGTATCACGTCGTCGGATGAGCTGATGGCGATGGAGGATATCGACATCATCGATATCTGCACCCCGCCTGCCATTCACACCAAGCTCATTCTTCAGGCACTGGCCGCAGGCAAACACGTCGTCTGCGAAAAACCACTCACCGGTTCGCTCGCCGAAGTGGACGAGGTGATGGAAGCGGAGAAATCCGCCAAGGGCGTGCTGATGCCCATTTTCCAGTATCGTTACGGCGATGGCGTGGAGCGCGCGCGCCGCATCATCGAAAGCGGCATTGCCGGGAAGCCCTACGCAGGCACTGCCGAAACCTTCTGGAAGCGCGGCGCGGATTACTACGACAACCCATGGCGAGGACGCTGGGCAACGGAACTGGGCGGCGTTCTCATGACGCACGCCATTCACCTGCACGATATGCTGAACTATCTGATGGGCCCTACCGACCGCGTTTTTGCCCGTGCGACGACGCGGGTGAACGCCATCGAAGTGGAAGATTGCGTCTCTGCCAGCCTGTTGCTGAAAAGCGGCGCGGTGGTTTCCGCAACGGCTACGCTCGGCGCGCAGGAGGAGATCAGCAGGCTGCATCTGGCCTTCGAAAACGTCACCTTCGAGAGCAATCATTCAGCCTATTCGCCGGGTGATGGTCCGTGGCGCATTCTTCCCGCCAATGAAGAGATCGGCAGGCAGATCGATGAACTTCTAAAGGACATGCCGCCGATTGGCCGTCGCTTCAACGGGCAGATGGAAGCCTTCTACCACGCGCTGGAAAAAGGCGAGAAGCCGCCCGTGACCAGTGCGGATGCGCACCGCTCTTTGGAATTGCTGGCAGCGATCTACCATTCCAACGATACGAATTCGGATGTTGCCCTTCCCATTACGAAGGGTCATCCAAAATACATGACCTGGCGGCCTTAA
- a CDS encoding carbohydrate ABC transporter permease has product MTDAVTAPRPGQEVQRPLWKSIALHTVLIAASFAMMYPILWMISGSFRPQDELFGSSSLIPSAFDFGGYVRGWTGLQVSFGKFFWNSFFIAILATIGNVVGCSLAAFAFARLRFGGRNFWFALMLGTLMLPYHVVLIPQYILFLEMGWVNTSLPLIVPKYLATDAFFIFLMVQFFRGIPRELDEAAVMDGCSPFRIYWKIMLPLSMPVLATAAIFSFIWTWDDFFGPLIYLNDINTYTVQLGLRSFVDSTGSSDWTSLFAMSNLSLVPVFLFFLFFQRLLIEGIATTGMKR; this is encoded by the coding sequence ATGACTGACGCCGTTACCGCTCCCCGTCCGGGACAGGAGGTCCAGCGCCCTCTATGGAAATCCATCGCGCTGCACACTGTCCTCATCGCCGCATCCTTTGCGATGATGTATCCTATCCTCTGGATGATCTCGGGCTCGTTCCGCCCGCAGGATGAGCTTTTCGGCTCATCCTCGCTCATCCCGTCTGCCTTCGATTTCGGCGGCTATGTTCGCGGCTGGACCGGACTTCAGGTCTCGTTCGGCAAATTCTTCTGGAATTCCTTCTTCATCGCCATTCTGGCAACCATCGGCAACGTGGTCGGCTGTTCGCTTGCGGCCTTTGCCTTTGCCCGGCTTCGGTTCGGCGGGCGAAACTTCTGGTTCGCGCTGATGCTCGGCACGTTGATGCTGCCCTATCACGTCGTGCTCATCCCGCAATATATCCTGTTTCTGGAAATGGGCTGGGTGAACACCTCGCTGCCGCTGATCGTGCCGAAATATCTCGCGACCGACGCCTTCTTCATCTTCCTCATGGTGCAGTTCTTCCGCGGTATTCCGCGTGAACTCGATGAGGCGGCGGTGATGGATGGGTGCAGCCCGTTCCGCATCTACTGGAAGATCATGCTGCCGCTTTCCATGCCGGTTCTGGCAACGGCTGCCATCTTCTCATTCATCTGGACATGGGACGATTTCTTCGGTCCGCTGATCTACCTGAACGACATCAACACCTACACGGTGCAGCTAGGCCTTCGTTCCTTCGTGGACTCCACCGGCAGTTCCGATTGGACCTCGCTATTTGCCATGTCCAACCTCTCGCTGGTGCCGGTCTTCCTGTTCTTCCTCTTCTTCCAGCGTCTTCTCATCGAAGGCATCGCCACCACCGGCATGAAACGCTGA